The following proteins come from a genomic window of Oncorhynchus clarkii lewisi isolate Uvic-CL-2024 chromosome 23, UVic_Ocla_1.0, whole genome shotgun sequence:
- the LOC139381641 gene encoding heparan sulfate glucosamine 3-O-sulfotransferase 1-like encodes MACLLVTVFLLVLQAYAAPPDFVQSLDLGPGLTANDTLSPPLGTSKCAPHSIIIGVRKGGTRALLEMLDIHPEVAAAATEVHFFDWDENYAKGFDWYRELMPYSYPHQITVEKTPGYFTSALAPKRIRAMNSSIKLLLILRDPTERVISDYTQVYFNRLENHKPVQAIENLLVRSGALNTRYKAIQRSLYDMHMSNWLRYFPLEQIHIVDGDTLIRDPLPELQKVERFLNLPPRIMSSNFYFNQTKGFYCIRSEGRERCLHESKGRPHPAVNGTVLQQLRSYLREHNHNFYRLVKRSFDWQ; translated from the coding sequence ATGGCCTGCTTGCTGGTAACAGTGTTCCTCCTGGTTCTCCAGGCATATGCTGCCCCACCAGATTTTGTTCAGAGTTTGGATCTAGGCCCTGGACTCACAGCTAATGACACTCTGTCTCCACCCCTGGGGACTAGTAAATGTGCCCCCCACAGCATCATCATTGGGGTGCGTAAAGGCGGCACACGAGCCCTGCTGGAAATGCTAGACATCCACCCTGAGGTCGCTGCCGCTGCCACAGAGGTGCACTTTTTCGACTGGGACGAGAACTACGCTAAGGGATTTGACTGGTACCGTGAGCTGATGCCATATTCCTACCCACACCAGATCACAGTGGAGAAGACACCAGGCTACTTCACCTCTGCCTTGGCGCCAAAACGCATCCGTGCCATGAACTCCTCCATCAAGCTGCTGCTGATCTTGCGGGACCCAACTGAACGTGTCATCTCAGACTACACCCAGGTCTACTTCAACCGCCTGGAGAACCACAAGCCAGTGCAGGCCATTGAGAACCTGCTGGTGCGCAGCGGAGCCCTCAATACCCGCTATAAGGCCATCCAGCGGAGCCTCTACGACATGCACATGAGCAACTGGTTGCGCTATTTCCCCCTAGAGCAGATCCACATCGTGGATGGGGATACTTTGATCCGGGACCCGTTGCCTGAGCTACAGAAGGTGGAGCGTTTTCTCAACCTGCCCCCCAGGATAATGTCCTCCAACTTCTACTTCAACCAGACCAAGGGGTTCTACTGcatccggagtgaagggcgagaGCGCTGCCTGCACGAGTCCAAAGGGCGTCCCCACCCTGCCGTCAACGGTACCGTGCTGCAGCAGCTACGCTCCTACCTCCGGGAGCACAACCATAACTTCTACCGGCTGGTGAAGCGCTCCTTTGACTGGCAGTAA